A window of Verrucomicrobiia bacterium contains these coding sequences:
- the mutL gene encoding DNA mismatch repair endonuclease MutL, with translation MPNRIQLLDELVANQIAAGEVIERPASVLKELIENSIDAGAKKIDIEVEVGGRQLVRVTDDGQGMDRHDALLCLERHATSKVRTTQDIQAIHTLGFRGEAIPSIASISRFRLRTAETGAAGGTEVFIAGGKIETVKEVGVPVGTQIEVKNLFFNVPGRRKFLRSVETEAGHLEQLFRTYALAHPGVGWTYRVDNKTLYQLPATSSGERRLEDVLGGEWVKQLVLVKAQEHGLCLEGWIGRAGVSRSAKTDEYWFVNARPVESRTLYYAIREGYQNALMKGRHPIAVLFLKVPAETVDVNVHPAKREIRFREDFQIRQFLVAAIRNALQAPQPAPLTVSLSNGVPAPLAPVVDKGYAFSQAVEQSFNNNHIVVPSPLPQPEVMPLDLPLPLSRVQPQTQSKGYENYGPLRLRLLGIVQRLYIIAESEQGLVIIDQHAAHERVLFERVLKQKIAGVAVSQRLLVPISLELSPSQTAFLKSIRDFLEKAGLVIQEFGKNSFIIEAVPPFFPHEKIASLTQDILDELQIQGNETKAKRHFSEEVIVRAVCRKAIKANDKIRNEEVDRLIEDLLACDLPYTCPHGRPTLILLNHNELEKKFGRIN, from the coding sequence ATGCCTAATCGCATTCAGCTTCTCGATGAATTAGTGGCGAATCAGATTGCTGCGGGGGAAGTGATTGAGCGGCCTGCGTCGGTTTTAAAAGAGTTGATTGAAAATAGTATTGATGCGGGCGCAAAAAAAATTGATATCGAAGTGGAAGTTGGTGGGCGTCAACTTGTTCGTGTGACGGATGATGGTCAAGGAATGGATCGTCATGATGCATTGCTTTGTCTGGAGCGGCACGCTACGAGCAAGGTGCGAACCACGCAAGATATTCAAGCGATTCATACTTTGGGTTTTCGAGGTGAGGCGATTCCGAGTATTGCTTCGATTTCGAGGTTTCGGTTGCGCACAGCAGAAACGGGCGCGGCTGGCGGCACAGAGGTTTTTATTGCTGGTGGAAAAATTGAGACGGTGAAGGAGGTTGGCGTGCCTGTTGGGACGCAGATCGAAGTAAAAAATCTTTTTTTTAATGTGCCCGGTCGCCGAAAGTTTTTGCGTTCGGTGGAAACGGAGGCGGGACATTTGGAGCAGTTGTTTCGAACTTATGCTTTGGCGCATCCTGGTGTGGGATGGACTTATCGAGTCGATAACAAAACGCTTTATCAATTGCCTGCGACTTCTTCGGGAGAGCGGCGTTTGGAGGATGTGTTGGGGGGCGAATGGGTGAAACAGTTAGTGCTGGTGAAGGCGCAGGAGCATGGTTTGTGTTTAGAGGGTTGGATTGGGCGAGCGGGTGTGAGTCGCAGTGCGAAAACGGATGAGTATTGGTTTGTGAATGCGCGTCCTGTGGAGAGTCGCACGTTGTATTATGCGATTCGCGAGGGCTATCAAAATGCTTTGATGAAAGGGCGACACCCTATTGCGGTTCTTTTTTTGAAAGTTCCTGCGGAAACGGTCGATGTGAATGTGCATCCTGCTAAACGTGAGATTCGGTTTCGCGAAGATTTTCAGATTCGCCAATTTTTAGTGGCTGCTATTCGAAACGCGCTTCAAGCCCCTCAACCTGCGCCTTTAACGGTTTCTTTGAGTAATGGAGTGCCTGCCCCATTGGCTCCTGTTGTTGATAAGGGTTATGCTTTTTCCCAAGCAGTTGAACAGTCTTTTAATAATAATCATATTGTTGTGCCAAGTCCTTTGCCTCAACCCGAGGTGATGCCTTTGGATCTGCCTTTACCTTTGTCGCGGGTTCAACCTCAGACGCAAAGTAAGGGTTACGAAAATTATGGGCCTTTGAGATTGCGGCTTTTGGGTATTGTTCAGAGGCTTTATATTATTGCTGAATCGGAGCAAGGGTTGGTGATTATTGATCAACATGCGGCTCACGAGCGGGTTCTATTCGAACGAGTGCTGAAACAGAAAATCGCCGGTGTGGCGGTAAGCCAGCGGTTGTTAGTTCCTATTTCATTAGAACTTTCACCTTCGCAAACTGCTTTTTTGAAATCGATCCGAGATTTTTTGGAAAAAGCAGGGTTAGTGATTCAGGAGTTTGGTAAAAATAGTTTTATTATTGAAGCTGTGCCTCCTTTTTTTCCTCACGAAAAAATTGCCTCTTTGACTCAGGATATTTTGGATGAGCTGCAAATCCAAGGCAATGAAACGAAGGCAAAACGTCATTTCAGTGAAGAAGTCATCGTTCGCGCGGTTTGTCGAAAAGCGATTAAAGCCAATGACAAAATTCGCAATGAGGAAGTGGATCGGTTGATTGAAGATTTGTTGGCTTGCGATTTACCTTATACTTGTCCTCACGGTCGGCCGACGCTTATTTTGTTGAATCATAACGAATTAGAGAAAAAATTTGGGCGAATTAATTGA
- a CDS encoding ParB/RepB/Spo0J family partition protein — protein MSTQPAKSSKSSGPLGRGLDALLNANSNPVRALPSQDTVQKISHHLLQPCPFQPRKNFSTESLEELAASIRTQGILQPLLVRRKGDHYEIIAGERRWRAAQLAQLQEIPVIVRSPNDEELLEIALIENLQRQDLNAIEEAEGYAQLQTQYDLTQDQIAQKVGKARASVANALRLLELEAGVKNFVAQDLLSPGHAKVLLGVKEASLQRQIADRIIKENLSVRQVEILIQGVAKTKRSRVRSSASSAFSQPAYLRDLEARLRQHLTTNVRIVQHPDKKGKGRLEMDYYNADDLTRLLELIGLKNS, from the coding sequence ATGTCAACTCAACCTGCTAAATCTTCCAAATCTTCTGGGCCGCTGGGACGTGGCTTGGACGCGCTCTTGAATGCCAATTCCAATCCGGTTCGCGCGTTGCCTTCGCAAGACACGGTTCAAAAAATTTCTCATCATTTATTGCAACCTTGTCCTTTTCAACCGCGCAAAAATTTTTCTACAGAAAGTCTGGAAGAGCTGGCTGCTAGCATTCGCACCCAAGGCATTTTACAACCTTTATTGGTTCGTAGGAAGGGCGATCATTACGAAATTATTGCTGGGGAACGTCGCTGGCGCGCAGCGCAGTTGGCTCAACTGCAGGAAATTCCCGTGATTGTGCGTTCACCGAATGATGAAGAATTGTTGGAAATTGCGCTTATCGAAAATTTGCAACGACAAGATCTCAATGCGATTGAGGAAGCAGAAGGTTATGCTCAGTTGCAAACTCAATATGATCTCACTCAAGACCAAATCGCGCAAAAAGTGGGGAAAGCGCGCGCGAGTGTGGCGAATGCGTTGCGACTTTTGGAATTGGAAGCAGGCGTCAAAAATTTCGTGGCACAAGATCTTTTATCTCCAGGGCATGCTAAAGTTTTGTTGGGAGTGAAAGAAGCTTCTTTGCAGCGACAGATTGCAGATCGCATCATAAAAGAAAATCTTTCGGTGCGACAGGTGGAGATTTTGATCCAAGGGGTGGCAAAAACGAAACGCTCGCGAGTGCGTTCCAGCGCTTCTTCAGCTTTTTCGCAGCCCGCTTATCTTCGCGATTTGGAAGCGCGACTTCGTCAGCATCTGACAACGAATGTGCGTATTGTTCAACATCCCGACAAAAAGGGCAAAGGCCGGCTTGAGATGGATTATTATAATGCAGATGATTTGACGAGGCTGTTGGAATTAATCGGTCTCAAAAATAGTTGA